The proteins below come from a single Propionispora hippei DSM 15287 genomic window:
- a CDS encoding substrate-binding domain-containing protein, with the protein MKNHYVIIIFSALVLLVMTITGCPNTTDQLPYIDFNRPADETVSQKEDSVQRPIFIALASVMSPHETIIYYRKIADYVSKETGRPAVLVQRKTYAEVNLLLANGDVDIAFLSTGAYSSYQGMNEIEPLVMTEHDNSVLYTADVIVHKDSNIHSISDLQGKVFAFTDPLSYSGHMVIEDYLRDHNTLPERFFQRYFYTYSHDKSLWAVANHIADGASFDSQIYEYVKIRNPELAANVRIITSMEPAPTGPVVISQRVPPEQKEELRRIFLSMHQDPETAAAMQKLVIDRFVPPAPDLYDPLRKLYKRTGARP; encoded by the coding sequence ATGAAAAATCATTATGTTATCATTATTTTTTCCGCTCTCGTTTTATTAGTAATGACTATAACCGGCTGCCCCAATACAACTGACCAGCTTCCTTACATTGACTTTAATCGCCCGGCGGACGAAACAGTCAGCCAAAAGGAGGATTCTGTGCAGCGGCCTATTTTCATTGCTCTGGCCAGCGTCATGTCTCCCCATGAAACAATTATCTATTATCGCAAAATTGCCGACTATGTTTCAAAAGAAACAGGGCGGCCCGCTGTATTGGTTCAGCGCAAAACGTATGCGGAGGTTAATTTGCTACTGGCCAACGGCGATGTAGATATTGCCTTTCTCTCTACCGGCGCCTACAGCTCCTATCAAGGAATGAATGAGATCGAACCCTTGGTTATGACGGAACATGACAATTCGGTTCTCTACACGGCCGATGTAATTGTCCATAAAGATAGCAATATCCATTCCATCAGTGATCTGCAAGGCAAGGTATTCGCTTTTACCGATCCGTTAAGTTACTCAGGCCATATGGTCATTGAGGACTACCTGCGCGACCACAATACATTACCGGAGCGTTTTTTTCAGCGTTATTTCTATACCTATAGTCACGACAAATCACTCTGGGCCGTTGCCAACCATATAGCCGATGGCGCCAGCTTCGACAGCCAAATTTATGAGTATGTTAAAATTCGTAATCCGGAACTGGCAGCCAATGTTCGCATTATCACCTCGATGGAGCCGGCACCTACCGGTCCGGTTGTTATCAGCCAACGGGTTCCGCCGGAACAAAAAGAAGAATTACGCCGTATCTTTTTGAGTATGCATCAAGATCCGGAAACAGCGGCAGCCATGCAAAAACTGGTTATTGACCGGTTTGTCCCCCCCGCCCCTGATTTATATGATCCCTTGCGAAAGCTTTACAAGCGGACAGGTGCACGACCATGA
- a CDS encoding HAMP domain-containing sensor histidine kinase: MIKLQKISIYYKINAIIIGILLLFSIIIGVIMIGTTERLLNYQMEKRGAEVATYIASLSNNDILLDDHYALFDRLNKAKNNNDDIRYILITDSYGRVLAHTFSGLLPQGLANTPKSSPAKIAFTPPIALDNATPEGYQIAKYNSNEGLVREIIVPIEAGSIGFVRVGMLEKTTQKLLNKNINEFFIITLILCSLASLFATRLSSIIIRPVARLARATKEIERGNFSIKTEVTTEDEIGHLASAFNQMAATLEQKKQENNRLLEELRTKEALRAVLMNKLYNIQEEERKRISRELHDETNQSLASLLAYMKVLLSKLTDEHQKTLLLGARDVAVNVLEGLRKMAVELRPPILDDLGIIAAMEKYIQTFRNQHLMDVSFLTSPSPPLLANEISLALYRILQESLTNIAKHAQATQVYITLSCYENKVTLMIEDNGKGITTEALEKAHKNGRLGIYGMKERAELLGGNFEFETTAGKGTLITVQLPMRLE; the protein is encoded by the coding sequence ATGATTAAATTGCAAAAAATCAGTATCTATTATAAAATCAATGCGATCATTATCGGTATTCTACTCTTATTCAGCATCATTATCGGCGTCATCATGATCGGAACTACCGAACGGCTTTTAAATTACCAAATGGAAAAACGGGGAGCGGAAGTAGCAACCTATATTGCCAGTCTCAGCAACAATGATATTTTACTGGACGATCATTACGCCCTCTTTGACCGTTTAAATAAGGCTAAAAACAATAATGACGACATTCGTTACATCTTAATTACCGATTCCTATGGCCGGGTTCTGGCTCATACGTTTTCCGGACTCCTCCCGCAAGGCCTGGCCAATACACCCAAGTCTTCACCGGCCAAAATTGCCTTTACACCGCCCATTGCTTTGGATAATGCCACCCCAGAGGGCTATCAAATCGCCAAATACAACAGCAATGAAGGCTTGGTCCGCGAAATTATTGTCCCCATTGAAGCAGGCTCCATTGGCTTTGTCCGGGTCGGTATGCTGGAAAAAACCACACAGAAATTATTAAATAAGAATATTAATGAGTTTTTCATCATCACGTTAATCCTTTGCAGCCTCGCTTCGCTTTTCGCCACCCGCTTGTCGTCCATTATCATCCGGCCGGTTGCCCGGCTGGCAAGAGCAACGAAAGAAATTGAACGTGGTAACTTTTCTATAAAGACTGAAGTAACTACGGAAGATGAGATCGGTCATCTGGCTTCTGCTTTTAATCAAATGGCTGCTACTCTGGAACAAAAGAAACAGGAAAATAACCGCTTGCTGGAAGAACTTCGTACAAAGGAAGCTTTGCGGGCCGTATTAATGAATAAGCTCTATAACATCCAGGAGGAAGAACGAAAACGGATATCCCGTGAACTGCATGATGAAACCAATCAATCATTAGCTTCCTTACTGGCCTACATGAAGGTGCTGTTATCCAAATTGACCGATGAGCACCAAAAGACGCTTCTCTTAGGAGCCCGTGACGTAGCTGTAAATGTGCTGGAAGGGCTTCGTAAAATGGCCGTAGAACTGCGCCCTCCCATCCTGGACGATTTAGGAATTATCGCTGCCATGGAAAAATATATCCAGACGTTCCGCAACCAGCATCTTATGGACGTCAGCTTTTTAACATCCCCTTCCCCGCCTTTATTAGCTAATGAAATTTCACTGGCCCTATACCGCATCCTGCAGGAAAGCCTGACCAATATAGCTAAACACGCCCAAGCTACTCAAGTCTACATAACTTTATCCTGCTATGAAAATAAGGTTACCTTAATGATCGAAGACAATGGAAAAGGAATAACTACAGAAGCTTTGGAAAAAGCTCACAAAAACGGCCGGCTCGGAATTTACGGAATGAAGGAGCGAGCCGAACTGCTGGGTGGCAATTTTGAATTTGAAACGACCGCCGGCAAGGGCACATTAATTACTGTTCAATTACCAATGCGTTTGGAGTGA
- a CDS encoding response regulator: MYKIKVILADDHSVLRTGLKLLLNNEPDFKVVGEASDGASALELLTTLAADVLILDLSMPNMGGLECIKEIKSRKLSTKILVLSMFEDENYIKEAMQSGALGYVEKHAVDTELFDAVRVVAKGKRYLSPKNSQLLLNSFLTGREMEAPATDPYTLLSSREREVLKLIVRGYSMTQIGDCLCISVKTVDTYKTRMMEKLNCTQKSQLVEYALKHGLLPVQS, from the coding sequence ATGTATAAAATAAAGGTTATCCTAGCTGACGATCATTCTGTTCTAAGAACCGGACTAAAGCTGCTGTTAAACAACGAACCTGATTTTAAAGTAGTCGGCGAGGCTTCCGACGGAGCTTCAGCGCTGGAACTGCTGACAACCTTAGCTGCCGATGTGTTAATTCTAGATTTATCGATGCCTAACATGGGCGGTCTGGAATGTATCAAGGAGATAAAAAGCCGTAAGCTTTCCACCAAAATTCTTGTCCTCAGCATGTTTGAGGACGAAAACTACATTAAAGAGGCCATGCAGTCAGGCGCCTTAGGCTATGTGGAAAAACATGCGGTAGATACGGAACTCTTTGATGCTGTTAGAGTCGTAGCCAAAGGCAAACGCTATCTGAGTCCCAAAAACTCGCAATTGCTTTTAAACAGTTTTTTGACCGGCAGGGAAATGGAAGCTCCTGCGACCGATCCCTATACGTTGCTAAGCTCCCGGGAGAGGGAAGTTCTTAAGCTCATTGTCCGTGGCTACTCTATGACCCAGATTGGCGACTGTCTATGTATCAGTGTCAAAACAGTCGATACCTACAAAACCAGGATGATGGAGAAGTTAAACTGTACTCAGAAAAGTCAACTGGTAGAATACGCTCTAAAGCATGGCTTACTGCCCGTACAATCGTAA
- a CDS encoding glycerophosphodiester phosphodiesterase: protein MQSKKGYWKRILAAGAATVVLTSGMSFIGMSPVQAKAVPQIFDFEAHRGGRDARPENTLISFAYAMELGVTTLEMDMQLTKDGQIVISHNPFMSHNLAKGPDGKYVAPNQYDIRTMTLAQVKQFDIGTMNPEAGDYYEGHGKTQLSVPGTKLPTLEEVFELANAYGNDKIMFNIETKCYPDPAFPEAKNSPDPAVFVKKFYEIVKKYHMEDRVMLQSFDWRTLKEMKKLDPNITLVALTCEQPSWGRDSQCRQPYEKGASPWMAGLDIDTFKGDYIKAAKAIGADVVSPYWEELSNEMVTEAHELGIKVVPWTVNSPDKMNMLIDMGVDGMISDKPWILRKVLIDRGMAVANPTVNANSPYHTGTDIVTGSTQTAKKGGDSAE, encoded by the coding sequence ATGCAAAGCAAGAAAGGTTATTGGAAACGCATTCTCGCAGCCGGTGCTGCCACTGTCGTCCTGACATCCGGTATGAGTTTTATCGGTATGTCACCGGTCCAGGCTAAGGCGGTCCCACAGATTTTCGATTTTGAGGCCCATCGTGGCGGTCGTGACGCCCGTCCGGAAAATACCCTGATATCTTTTGCGTATGCCATGGAACTGGGAGTAACTACACTGGAAATGGATATGCAATTGACCAAGGACGGACAAATCGTCATCAGTCACAATCCGTTTATGAGCCACAATCTGGCCAAAGGCCCGGACGGAAAATATGTAGCACCTAACCAGTATGATATCCGTACCATGACGCTGGCGCAGGTAAAGCAGTTCGACATAGGTACAATGAATCCGGAAGCCGGCGATTATTACGAAGGACACGGTAAAACCCAACTGTCCGTTCCCGGCACCAAACTTCCGACTCTGGAAGAAGTATTTGAATTAGCTAATGCTTATGGCAATGATAAAATCATGTTTAATATTGAGACCAAATGTTATCCCGATCCGGCTTTCCCAGAAGCAAAAAACAGCCCAGATCCGGCAGTCTTTGTCAAAAAGTTCTATGAGATCGTGAAAAAGTATCATATGGAAGACCGGGTCATGCTGCAATCCTTCGACTGGCGAACCCTGAAAGAAATGAAAAAACTGGACCCCAATATTACTTTGGTTGCTTTAACCTGTGAGCAGCCTTCCTGGGGACGGGATAGCCAGTGCCGTCAGCCCTATGAAAAAGGTGCTTCCCCCTGGATGGCCGGCCTTGATATTGATACTTTTAAAGGCGATTATATCAAAGCAGCTAAAGCGATTGGCGCCGATGTAGTATCTCCCTATTGGGAAGAACTTTCTAATGAAATGGTAACCGAGGCTCATGAATTAGGCATTAAAGTCGTTCCCTGGACAGTAAACAGCCCGGACAAAATGAATATGCTAATTGATATGGGCGTTGATGGAATGATTTCTGATAAGCCTTGGATATTGCGCAAGGTACTAATTGACCGTGGTATGGCCGTAGCCAATCCGACCGTTAATGCAAATAGTCCTTATCATACCGGTACGGATATTGTAACAGGCAGCACCCAAACAGCGAAAAAGGGCGGCGATTCTGCCGAATAA